In the genome of Anaerolineae bacterium, one region contains:
- a CDS encoding FAD-dependent oxidoreductase, translating to MSNPDGKHPNNSPVGAVLVVGGGIAGMQAALDLAEQGFRVYLVEAQSAIGGKMAQLDKTFPTNDCAMCTISPRLVDVGRHPNITVMTNTEVLEVRGQAGNFSVYVRQHPRYIDPARCIGCGDCAKVCPVIVPDSFNEGLSTRRAAYKLYPQAVPNAYAIEKRGIAPCRDACPAGQRAQGYIALIREGRWEDALRVIKMDNPFPGICGRICNHRCETACNRGLVDEPINIRALKRFVTDKVYAMPRQPVAPAPRLHPERVAIIGAGPCGLTAAQDLVLAGYGVTAFEAMPVAGGMLRLGVPEYRLPTAIIEREVQDIIDLGVDLRLNHQVNNLDDLFDEGFDAVLIAVGAHEGIRLPIPGADLDGVLINTHFLRDVRLGRYAGGGTDAPPLGQRVLVLGGGNVAIDVARSALRLGREVHLACLEERDRMPAHPWEIAAAEAEGVVLHPGRSFERIVGDERGHVCGVECQRVASFHFDDAGRLTVERVPDSNHIIPCDTVIFSVGQRAGLAFIPDDAGVGLTRQRTIAVNPNTLAATREGVFAAGDSVSGTAFVIEAVASGHTAARSIIRYLQGEHLEPPHRPELPVVRLSAQEIQDRIARGEIVPQPRVPMPELPVAQRISSFEEVERGYDDRSAQREAARCLACGVCSECMSCTFACGVGAIDHDMIAQDQALQVGAVILAPGYQTYNATLSQEYGLGRFPNVITALQFERLLSASGPTMGQIRRPSDGRTPRRIAFLQCVGSRDQQHDYCSAVCCMYASKEAVIAKEHAPDLDIQVFLMDMRAFSKGYQEYFERARNLYGIRYTRCRISAVQEDAETQDLILHYVADDGLPTSGRFDLVVLSVGMEISESVRALGRRLGIELDDYGFCHTVQFNPLETSRPGIYAIGPFREPKDIPESVVEAGGAAASAAARLRAARFSLTKTPEYPPERDVSSEEPRIGVFVCHCGSNIGGYLDVPAVAEYAAGLPGVCHAEANLYTCSQDSIRHIAGEIASRRLNRVVVASCTPLTHQPLFQDCLRSAGLNPYLFEMANIRNQCSWVHSHDREAATAKAKDLVRMAVARAARLEPQHTVEVSVQQTALVVGGGAAGMMAAVSLAEQGFAVHLVEREGELGGNLRHVFTAWDGRDPQQVLHHLIAQVKAQQAITVHLRSVVSATAGHMGNFHSTIRRADGQEHRIDHGATILATGAQEYRGPDYGYGSDPRILTQQEFEVCLAAGNDLPQSAVMIQCVGPAEQFCSRICCTVALKNALALKARRPDAQVVVLYRDIRTYGFKERLYNKARQQGVIFIRYDDEHRPEVTCADRLLIRAHDPALGRTLALQPDVLVLSMPVIPREDARKLANLFKANIDSHGFFLEAHVKLRPVDFATDGVFMAGMAHYPKLLDEALIQAQAAAARAARVLSQATLTAGGRIAVVDQTKCTGCLTCVRICPFGVPRIEPELVGVGGIRGAAIIEPAVCQGCGSCAAECPAQAIQLMHFTDAQMRAKVSALLRGFPGSVALAAGT from the coding sequence CCGATGGCAAACATCCCAACAACTCGCCAGTGGGGGCCGTGCTGGTTGTCGGCGGGGGTATCGCCGGTATGCAGGCCGCGCTGGATCTGGCTGAGCAGGGCTTCAGGGTCTATCTGGTGGAGGCGCAGTCGGCTATCGGCGGCAAGATGGCCCAGTTGGACAAGACCTTCCCCACCAATGACTGCGCCATGTGCACGATTTCCCCCCGCCTGGTGGATGTTGGGCGTCATCCCAATATCACCGTGATGACCAACACGGAAGTCCTGGAGGTCAGGGGCCAGGCCGGGAATTTTTCGGTGTATGTACGCCAGCATCCCCGCTATATCGACCCGGCACGTTGTATCGGCTGCGGCGACTGCGCCAAAGTCTGCCCGGTGATCGTCCCTGATTCGTTCAACGAAGGGCTATCAACCCGGCGGGCGGCCTACAAGCTCTACCCGCAGGCGGTACCCAACGCCTACGCCATCGAAAAGCGCGGTATCGCTCCCTGCCGAGACGCCTGCCCCGCCGGACAGCGTGCCCAGGGCTACATCGCCCTCATCCGTGAGGGCCGCTGGGAAGATGCGCTGCGCGTGATCAAGATGGACAACCCTTTCCCCGGCATCTGCGGGCGCATCTGCAACCACCGTTGCGAAACGGCCTGCAACCGTGGTCTAGTGGATGAGCCGATCAACATCCGGGCACTCAAGCGTTTCGTCACGGACAAGGTTTACGCCATGCCGCGCCAGCCGGTTGCGCCAGCGCCACGCCTGCATCCGGAACGCGTGGCGATCATCGGCGCGGGGCCGTGCGGACTCACCGCCGCACAGGACCTCGTCCTGGCAGGCTACGGCGTCACCGCTTTCGAGGCTATGCCCGTCGCTGGGGGAATGCTGCGGCTGGGCGTGCCGGAGTACCGCCTGCCGACCGCGATCATCGAACGCGAGGTCCAGGACATCATCGATCTCGGCGTTGACCTGCGGCTCAATCATCAGGTCAACAACCTGGACGATCTGTTTGATGAGGGCTTCGATGCCGTGCTGATCGCCGTCGGCGCGCACGAGGGCATCCGCTTGCCCATCCCCGGCGCCGACCTGGACGGTGTGCTGATCAACACGCACTTTCTGCGCGATGTGCGGCTGGGGCGCTACGCCGGGGGCGGAACCGATGCCCCGCCGCTGGGTCAGCGCGTGCTGGTGCTGGGCGGCGGCAATGTCGCCATCGACGTCGCTCGCAGCGCCCTGCGCCTGGGCCGGGAGGTCCACCTGGCCTGCTTGGAGGAGCGCGACCGGATGCCAGCGCATCCCTGGGAGATCGCAGCTGCCGAGGCGGAAGGTGTCGTCCTGCACCCCGGACGCTCTTTTGAGCGCATCGTGGGTGATGAGCGCGGGCATGTCTGCGGCGTTGAGTGCCAGCGGGTGGCCTCCTTCCACTTCGACGACGCCGGACGCCTGACGGTGGAGCGCGTGCCGGATTCCAACCACATCATCCCCTGCGACACGGTGATCTTCTCCGTCGGGCAACGGGCCGGCCTGGCGTTCATCCCCGACGACGCCGGCGTGGGGCTAACCCGCCAGCGGACGATCGCCGTCAATCCCAACACCCTTGCCGCCACGCGGGAGGGCGTCTTTGCCGCCGGAGATAGCGTCTCCGGCACGGCATTCGTGATCGAAGCCGTCGCCAGCGGCCACACTGCTGCCCGCTCGATCATCCGCTACCTGCAGGGAGAACACCTCGAACCGCCACACCGACCAGAGTTACCGGTGGTACGTCTGTCGGCTCAGGAGATCCAGGACCGTATTGCGCGCGGGGAGATCGTGCCGCAGCCTCGCGTGCCCATGCCGGAGCTGCCGGTTGCACAGCGCATCAGCAGTTTTGAGGAGGTTGAGCGCGGCTACGATGACCGGTCAGCCCAGCGGGAAGCGGCACGCTGCCTGGCCTGCGGTGTCTGCTCGGAGTGCATGAGTTGCACGTTCGCCTGTGGCGTGGGAGCCATCGACCACGACATGATCGCTCAAGACCAGGCGCTACAGGTCGGCGCAGTGATCCTGGCGCCCGGCTACCAGACCTACAACGCTACACTCTCACAGGAATACGGCCTGGGGCGCTTTCCGAACGTGATCACGGCGTTGCAGTTTGAGCGGCTGCTCTCCGCTTCCGGGCCGACGATGGGCCAGATTCGGCGTCCCTCAGACGGCCGCACGCCGCGACGAATCGCTTTCCTGCAATGCGTTGGCTCGCGCGACCAACAGCATGATTATTGCTCCGCCGTCTGCTGCATGTATGCCAGCAAGGAAGCTGTAATTGCCAAGGAGCACGCGCCGGACCTGGATATCCAGGTCTTCCTGATGGACATGCGCGCCTTTTCTAAAGGCTATCAGGAGTACTTTGAGCGTGCCCGCAACCTTTACGGCATCCGCTATACGCGCTGCCGTATTAGTGCCGTGCAGGAAGATGCAGAAACGCAGGACCTGATCCTGCACTATGTAGCGGATGATGGCCTGCCCACCAGCGGCCGGTTCGACCTGGTGGTGCTGTCGGTAGGCATGGAGATTTCCGAATCGGTGCGCGCGCTGGGCCGCCGCCTGGGCATCGAACTGGATGATTACGGATTTTGCCACACGGTGCAGTTCAACCCGCTGGAAACCAGCCGGCCGGGGATCTATGCCATCGGGCCATTCCGCGAACCCAAGGATATCCCCGAATCAGTTGTGGAAGCAGGCGGCGCTGCAGCTTCCGCCGCCGCCCGCCTCCGCGCAGCGCGCTTCAGCCTGACCAAGACCCCTGAGTACCCCCCGGAGCGTGATGTCAGCAGCGAGGAGCCGCGTATTGGTGTGTTTGTCTGCCACTGCGGATCGAATATCGGCGGCTATCTGGATGTGCCCGCGGTCGCCGAGTATGCTGCCGGGCTGCCCGGAGTCTGCCATGCGGAAGCGAACCTGTACACCTGCTCGCAGGATAGCATCCGCCACATTGCCGGGGAGATCGCCAGCCGCCGCCTCAATCGGGTGGTCGTGGCAAGCTGTACCCCGCTGACGCACCAGCCGCTCTTTCAGGATTGCCTGCGCTCCGCCGGCCTGAACCCCTATCTTTTTGAGATGGCCAACATCCGCAACCAGTGTTCCTGGGTGCACTCGCATGACCGCGAGGCAGCCACAGCCAAAGCAAAAGATCTGGTGCGGATGGCGGTCGCCCGCGCGGCGCGGCTGGAACCACAACACACGGTTGAGGTGTCCGTGCAACAGACGGCACTGGTTGTCGGCGGCGGGGCAGCGGGGATGATGGCGGCGGTATCGCTGGCGGAACAGGGCTTTGCGGTGCATCTGGTCGAACGGGAGGGAGAACTGGGCGGCAACCTGCGCCACGTGTTCACCGCCTGGGATGGCCGGGACCCTCAGCAGGTGCTGCACCATCTGATCGCGCAGGTGAAGGCGCAACAGGCGATCACAGTCCATCTGCGCAGCGTGGTCAGCGCCACCGCCGGGCACATGGGCAACTTCCACAGCACTATCCGGAGGGCAGATGGCCAGGAGCACCGGATCGACCACGGGGCCACCATCCTGGCGACCGGCGCGCAGGAATACCGGGGGCCGGATTATGGCTATGGCTCCGACCCGCGCATCCTCACCCAGCAGGAATTCGAAGTGTGTCTGGCGGCCGGGAACGACCTGCCACAGTCGGCGGTCATGATCCAGTGCGTAGGGCCAGCCGAGCAATTTTGCAGCCGCATCTGCTGCACAGTGGCGCTCAAAAACGCCCTGGCCCTCAAGGCGCGCCGACCAGATGCTCAGGTTGTCGTGCTGTACCGCGACATCCGCACCTACGGCTTTAAGGAACGCCTGTATAACAAGGCCCGCCAACAGGGGGTGATCTTCATCCGCTACGATGACGAACACCGCCCGGAAGTCACCTGCGCCGATCGGCTGCTCATCCGCGCCCATGACCCGGCGCTGGGCCGCACGCTGGCCCTGCAGCCGGACGTGCTGGTGCTGAGCATGCCGGTGATCCCGCGTGAGGATGCCCGCAAACTGGCGAATCTGTTCAAGGCGAACATTGACAGCCACGGCTTTTTCCTGGAAGCGCATGTCAAATTGCGCCCGGTTGACTTTGCCACCGATGGAGTCTTCATGGCCGGGATGGCCCACTACCCCAAGCTGCTCGATGAAGCGCTGATCCAGGCTCAGGCAGCGGCGGCGCGGGCGGCGCGGGTGCTCAGCCAGGCTACCCTGACTGCAGGCGGGCGAATCGCGGTAGTCGATCAGACAAAGTGCACCGGCTGCCTGACCTGCGTGCGGATCTGCCCGTTCGGCGTGCCGCGAATCGAGCCGGAACTGGTCGGCGTTGGCGGCATCCGCGGCGCAGCGATTATCGAGCCTGCGGTCTGCCAGGGGTGCGGCTCCTGCGCCGCTGAATGCCCGGCCCAGGCCATCCAGTTGATGCACTTCACCGACGCTCAGATGAGGGCCAAGGTTAGCGCTCTCCTGCGGGGCTTCCCTGGGAGCGTTGCCCTGGCCGCCGGGACATGA